One genomic region from Neoarius graeffei isolate fNeoGra1 chromosome 4, fNeoGra1.pri, whole genome shotgun sequence encodes:
- the lrrc8c gene encoding volume-regulated anion channel subunit LRRC8C isoform X2 — translation MIPLTEFRQFSDQQPAFRVLKPWWDVFAEYLSVVMLMIGVFGCTLQVMQDKIICLPQRAYASNQTELARDPTNSSFPPVSPVPVSEMTGLKTNLDLQQYSFVNQLCYEKALHWYAKYFPYLVLIHTLVFMVCSNFWFKFPGSSSKIEHFISILGKCFDSPWTTRALSEVSGESPEEKDQKKTSASRSNLNTSTGEGNLEKTQSLRSIPERIVVDKPTASALDKKEGEQAKALFEKRFAVFLSEVSENKLKQLNLNHEWTVEKLRQKLQTNASDRLELQLFMLSGLPDTVFEVTELQSLKLEIINNVTIPAAISQLEDLQELSLHQCTLKIHTGALSFLKENLKVLRVKFDDNRELPLWLYSLRNLEELHLIGSLSPDASKNITLDSLRDLKSLKTLTLKSNLTKIPQSVVDVSSHLQRLYVHNDGTKLVMLNNLKKMVHLIELELVHCDLERIPHAIFSLTHLQELDLKENSLRSIEEIISFQHLRKLTCLKLWYNSITHIPEHIKKLSSLERLYFSHNKIEILPSHLFLCNKLRHLDLSHNDISFIPPEVGVLQSLQYFSVSSNKIENLPDELFFCKKLKTLKLGRNLLSVLSPKISYLASLTYLELKGNHFEVLPAELGCCQALKRSGLVVEDTLFDTLPSDVRDNMKAE, via the exons GTCATGCAGGACAAAATCATATGTCTTCCTCAAAGGGCGTATGCCTCAAACCAAACGGAGCTCGCAAGGGATCCGACCAATTCTTCTTTTCCACCTGTCTCCCCAGTGCCTGTATCCGAAATGACGGGACTCAAAACCAACTTGGATCTGCAGCAGTACAGCTTTGTAAACCAACTGTGCTATGAAAAAGCTCTGCATTGGTATGCCAAGTATTTTCCTTACCTGGTGCTCatacatacacttgtgttcaTGGTGTGCAGTAATTTCTGGTTCAAGTTCCCTGGCTCAAGTTCAAAAATTGAACACTTCATTTccatattgggaaaatgttttgattCTCCGTGGACTACAAGGGCTCTGTCTGAGGTGTCAGGCGAGAGTCCAGAGGAGAAAGACCAGAAAAAGACCAGTGCAAGTAGATCAAACCTTAATACCTCCACCGGGGAGGGTAATCTGGAGAAGACCCAGTCattgagatctattcctgaaaggaTTGTGGTGGACAAACCAACAGCAAGTGCACTTGACAAGAAAGAAGGAGAGCAAGCCAAAGCATTGTTTGAGAAG AGGTTTGCAGTGTTTCTGTCTGAGGTGAGTGAAAACAAACTCAAACAACTCAACCTGAACCATGAGTGGACCGTAGAAAAACTTCGCCAAAAACTGCAGACCAATGCCAGCGACCGATTGGAGCTTCAGCTCTTCATGCTTTCAGGGCTCCCAGATACAGTCTTCGAAGTCACCGAGCTACAATCCTTGAAATTGGAGATTATTAATAATGTCACAATCCCTGCAGCCATTTCTCAGCTGGAAGATCTTCAGGAGCTTTCTCTGCACCAGTGTACCCTCAAAATCCACACAGGGGCCCTCTCTTTCCTGAAGGAAAACCTTAAGGTTCTGCgtgtgaagtttgatgacaaccgTGAGCTTCCTCTATGGCTCTACAGTCTTCGAAACTTGGAGGAACTCCATTTAATTGGATCTCTGAGTCCAGATGCATCAAAGAATATAACCCTGGACTCTTTACGTGACCTCAAATCCCTTAAGACCTTGACACTCAAAAGCAATCTTACAAAGATCCCCCAGTCAGTTGTGGATGTGTCCAGCCACCTGCAGCGTCTGTACGTGCACAACGATGGCACCAAGCTGGTCATGCTGAACAacctaaaaaaaatggtacatcttATAGAGCTTGAGCTGGTGCATTGTGACCTTGAACGCATTCCACATGCCATCTTCAGTCTGACGCATCTGCAGGAGCTGGACCTTAAGGAGAACAGCTTGCGCTCTATTGAGGAGATCATCAGCTTCCAGCACCTCCGGAAACTTACATGCCTAAAGCTCTGGTACAATTCAATCACTCACATCCCTGAGCATATCAAGAAGCTGAGCAGTTTGGAGCGCCTCTATTTTAGCCACAATAAGATTGAGATTTTGCCTTCGCACCTGTTTCTGTGCAATAAATTGCGCCATCTTGATCTTTCCCACAATGACATCAGCTTCATTCCTCCAGAAGTAGGTGTTCTTCAGAGCCTTCAGTACTTCTCCGTCTCTAGCAACAAAATCGAGAACCTCCCAGATGAACTTTTCTTCTGCAAGAAGCTGAAGACCCTCAAGCTCGGGAGGAACCTGCTTTCTGTGCTTTCACCAAAGATTTCCTACCTGGCTTCACTGACTTATTTGGAGTTAAAAGGCAATCATTTTGAAGTTTTGCCAGCTGAGCTTGGCTGCTGTCAAGCCTTGAAGCGCAGTGGCCTTGTGGTAGAAGACACCCTGTTTGACACTCTACCTTCAGACGTCAGGGATAATATGAAAGCCGAGTGA
- the lrrc8c gene encoding volume-regulated anion channel subunit LRRC8C isoform X1 has protein sequence MIPLTEFRQFSDQQPAFRVLKPWWDVFAEYLSVVMLMIGVFGCTLQVMQDKIICLPQRAYASNQTELARDPTNSSFPPVSPVPVSEMTGLKTNLDLQQYSFVNQLCYEKALHWYAKYFPYLVLIHTLVFMVCSNFWFKFPGSSSKIEHFISILGKCFDSPWTTRALSEVSGESPEEKDQKKTSASRSNLNTSTGEGNLEKTQSLRSIPERIVVDKPTASALDKKEGEQAKALFEKVKKFRLHVEEGDLLYLMYVRQTVIKVIKFVIIIVYSSALVSEVRLTVLCVADVENMTGYKTFWCKHTMAHLFSKLCYCYLCFVTVYGLTCVYTFYWLLYRSLKEYSFEYVRQETGINDIPDVKNDFAFMLHMIDQYDPLYSKRFAVFLSEVSENKLKQLNLNHEWTVEKLRQKLQTNASDRLELQLFMLSGLPDTVFEVTELQSLKLEIINNVTIPAAISQLEDLQELSLHQCTLKIHTGALSFLKENLKVLRVKFDDNRELPLWLYSLRNLEELHLIGSLSPDASKNITLDSLRDLKSLKTLTLKSNLTKIPQSVVDVSSHLQRLYVHNDGTKLVMLNNLKKMVHLIELELVHCDLERIPHAIFSLTHLQELDLKENSLRSIEEIISFQHLRKLTCLKLWYNSITHIPEHIKKLSSLERLYFSHNKIEILPSHLFLCNKLRHLDLSHNDISFIPPEVGVLQSLQYFSVSSNKIENLPDELFFCKKLKTLKLGRNLLSVLSPKISYLASLTYLELKGNHFEVLPAELGCCQALKRSGLVVEDTLFDTLPSDVRDNMKAE, from the coding sequence GTCATGCAGGACAAAATCATATGTCTTCCTCAAAGGGCGTATGCCTCAAACCAAACGGAGCTCGCAAGGGATCCGACCAATTCTTCTTTTCCACCTGTCTCCCCAGTGCCTGTATCCGAAATGACGGGACTCAAAACCAACTTGGATCTGCAGCAGTACAGCTTTGTAAACCAACTGTGCTATGAAAAAGCTCTGCATTGGTATGCCAAGTATTTTCCTTACCTGGTGCTCatacatacacttgtgttcaTGGTGTGCAGTAATTTCTGGTTCAAGTTCCCTGGCTCAAGTTCAAAAATTGAACACTTCATTTccatattgggaaaatgttttgattCTCCGTGGACTACAAGGGCTCTGTCTGAGGTGTCAGGCGAGAGTCCAGAGGAGAAAGACCAGAAAAAGACCAGTGCAAGTAGATCAAACCTTAATACCTCCACCGGGGAGGGTAATCTGGAGAAGACCCAGTCattgagatctattcctgaaaggaTTGTGGTGGACAAACCAACAGCAAGTGCACTTGACAAGAAAGAAGGAGAGCAAGCCAAAGCATTGTTTGAGAAGGTAAAAAAGTTCAGACTTCATGTGGAGGAAGGGGATCTGTTGTATCTCATGTATGTTCGACAGACTGTTATTAAAGTGATCAAATTTGTTATTATCATTGTCTACAGCAGTGCTCTGGTGTCGGAGGTTAGACTTACAGTTCTATGTGTAGCAGATGTAGAGAATATGACTGGCTACAAAACATTTTGGTGCAAGCACACTATGGCCCATCTCTTCTCCAAGCTCTGCTACTGCTATTTGTGTTTTGTAACTGTCTATGGATTAACGTGCGTTTATACATTCTACTGGCTTTTGTACCGTTCCCTGAAAGAATACTCTTTTGAATATGTGCGGCAGGAGACTGGAATTAACGACATCCCTGATGTGAAAAATGATTTTGCTTTTATGTTGCACATGATTGACCAATATGATCCTCTGTATTCCAAGAGGTTTGCAGTGTTTCTGTCTGAGGTGAGTGAAAACAAACTCAAACAACTCAACCTGAACCATGAGTGGACCGTAGAAAAACTTCGCCAAAAACTGCAGACCAATGCCAGCGACCGATTGGAGCTTCAGCTCTTCATGCTTTCAGGGCTCCCAGATACAGTCTTCGAAGTCACCGAGCTACAATCCTTGAAATTGGAGATTATTAATAATGTCACAATCCCTGCAGCCATTTCTCAGCTGGAAGATCTTCAGGAGCTTTCTCTGCACCAGTGTACCCTCAAAATCCACACAGGGGCCCTCTCTTTCCTGAAGGAAAACCTTAAGGTTCTGCgtgtgaagtttgatgacaaccgTGAGCTTCCTCTATGGCTCTACAGTCTTCGAAACTTGGAGGAACTCCATTTAATTGGATCTCTGAGTCCAGATGCATCAAAGAATATAACCCTGGACTCTTTACGTGACCTCAAATCCCTTAAGACCTTGACACTCAAAAGCAATCTTACAAAGATCCCCCAGTCAGTTGTGGATGTGTCCAGCCACCTGCAGCGTCTGTACGTGCACAACGATGGCACCAAGCTGGTCATGCTGAACAacctaaaaaaaatggtacatcttATAGAGCTTGAGCTGGTGCATTGTGACCTTGAACGCATTCCACATGCCATCTTCAGTCTGACGCATCTGCAGGAGCTGGACCTTAAGGAGAACAGCTTGCGCTCTATTGAGGAGATCATCAGCTTCCAGCACCTCCGGAAACTTACATGCCTAAAGCTCTGGTACAATTCAATCACTCACATCCCTGAGCATATCAAGAAGCTGAGCAGTTTGGAGCGCCTCTATTTTAGCCACAATAAGATTGAGATTTTGCCTTCGCACCTGTTTCTGTGCAATAAATTGCGCCATCTTGATCTTTCCCACAATGACATCAGCTTCATTCCTCCAGAAGTAGGTGTTCTTCAGAGCCTTCAGTACTTCTCCGTCTCTAGCAACAAAATCGAGAACCTCCCAGATGAACTTTTCTTCTGCAAGAAGCTGAAGACCCTCAAGCTCGGGAGGAACCTGCTTTCTGTGCTTTCACCAAAGATTTCCTACCTGGCTTCACTGACTTATTTGGAGTTAAAAGGCAATCATTTTGAAGTTTTGCCAGCTGAGCTTGGCTGCTGTCAAGCCTTGAAGCGCAGTGGCCTTGTGGTAGAAGACACCCTGTTTGACACTCTACCTTCAGACGTCAGGGATAATATGAAAGCCGAGTGA